In Gordonia iterans, the following proteins share a genomic window:
- a CDS encoding MBL fold metallo-hydrolase: MLITGFPAGMFQTNCYVVADESSGEAIVIDPGQDAAPQVRSVLADRGLTPVAVFLTHGHLDHTWNAQELADEYSIPVYIHPDDRAMLADPGEGLGKALATMIGVMKFREPEKVIEFADGEEIEIAGIRWKVDHAPGHTRGSVLLTTELPADGPGRTSAVPVCFSGDVLFQGSIGRTDLPGGDHQQLLDSITERILPKPDETVVLPGHGPQTTVGAERTTNPFLAGSLDIKKGRFGL; this comes from the coding sequence ATGCTCATCACCGGCTTCCCCGCGGGGATGTTCCAGACCAACTGCTACGTGGTCGCCGACGAGTCGTCGGGCGAGGCCATCGTCATCGACCCTGGTCAGGATGCGGCGCCGCAGGTGCGGTCCGTGCTCGCCGACCGCGGCCTCACGCCGGTCGCCGTCTTCCTGACGCACGGGCACCTGGATCACACCTGGAACGCGCAGGAACTCGCCGACGAGTACTCGATCCCGGTGTACATCCACCCCGACGACCGCGCCATGCTGGCGGATCCGGGCGAGGGTCTGGGCAAGGCGCTGGCGACGATGATCGGCGTCATGAAGTTCCGCGAGCCGGAGAAGGTGATCGAGTTCGCCGACGGTGAGGAGATCGAGATCGCGGGCATCCGCTGGAAGGTCGATCACGCACCCGGTCACACCCGCGGCAGCGTCTTGCTGACCACCGAGTTGCCCGCCGACGGTCCCGGCCGAACGTCGGCCGTTCCCGTCTGCTTCAGTGGTGACGTGCTGTTCCAGGGCTCTATCGGGCGCACCGATCTGCCCGGCGGCGACCATCAGCAACTGCTGGACTCGATCACCGAGCGGATCCTGCCGAAGCCCGATGAGACCGTCGTGCTCCCCGGCCACGGACCGCAGACGACCGTCGGCGCCGAGCGGACCACCAACCCGTTCCTGGCCGGTTCACTGGACATCAAGAAGGGACGTTTCGGACTGTGA
- a CDS encoding ABC transporter substrate-binding protein → MIRRRRAAVTATVLGLVTALTATLSACGDSGRDQIDYLIDARVGSYNVNTVDGYASGAVMALARVLPGFSYLGPDGQVVADRDIGTVTVEEGPSLTLAYTFADGAQWSDGAPMVCDDLVLAATAMSGRTPGFAAATDAGYRDIARIDCTAGEKTAVVTFARGRDYVQWAALFGVGSLLPAHVVARKAAVDDVVGAFADGDRAAIGRIAEVWNAGFTLTPGQPVPAEDFPSAGPYRLSEYTVDGGLKLVANDKWWGEAPATGNITVWPRGTDAGKAVDDGLEVADTADLNTGDRVQGRATSEYDGTENRAAERDPRPLSVTQLVLAGRGTAADRLVRQAFATCVPRDALARRFGANGLVWSLRTVSPADSLGSALNAQFARRYPRADVRRARALLEQRPAGEDGRRAPVTLRLGYVSPDPVAQAVAQQIIDTCGSAGLTVTDASSAELTPGALGRDVDVLLTNGATGIAAAGVASGFPDAYQLFGGDPLNISGFRNPQASGAINDLSLTTSDSARLPLVRTAETAAWNALTSIPLYGTVRAREHTGVAQVVPGLARTGTGWNMDRWVRR, encoded by the coding sequence GTGATCAGGCGCCGTCGCGCGGCGGTCACCGCGACCGTCCTCGGCCTGGTGACCGCCCTGACCGCCACGCTCTCCGCGTGCGGCGACAGCGGCCGGGACCAGATCGACTATCTGATCGATGCGCGCGTCGGCTCCTACAACGTCAACACCGTCGACGGCTATGCTTCCGGCGCCGTGATGGCACTGGCCCGGGTGCTGCCCGGGTTCAGCTACCTCGGGCCGGACGGCCAGGTGGTGGCCGACCGCGACATCGGCACGGTGACCGTCGAGGAGGGACCCTCGCTGACGCTCGCCTACACGTTCGCCGACGGGGCGCAGTGGTCCGACGGTGCCCCGATGGTGTGCGACGACCTCGTGCTCGCCGCGACCGCCATGAGCGGCCGGACGCCGGGGTTCGCCGCTGCCACCGACGCCGGCTACCGCGATATCGCGCGCATCGACTGCACGGCGGGGGAGAAGACCGCGGTGGTCACCTTCGCCCGCGGCCGGGACTACGTGCAGTGGGCGGCGCTGTTCGGGGTCGGCAGTCTGCTGCCCGCCCACGTCGTCGCCCGCAAGGCCGCCGTCGACGATGTGGTCGGTGCGTTCGCCGACGGCGACCGTGCTGCGATAGGACGGATCGCCGAGGTCTGGAACGCCGGCTTCACCCTGACGCCCGGACAGCCGGTGCCCGCCGAGGACTTCCCGTCGGCCGGACCGTACCGCCTCTCCGAATACACGGTCGACGGCGGCCTGAAGCTGGTCGCGAACGACAAGTGGTGGGGCGAGGCCCCGGCGACCGGGAACATCACCGTGTGGCCGCGGGGCACCGATGCCGGCAAGGCCGTCGACGACGGCCTCGAGGTGGCCGACACCGCCGACCTGAACACCGGTGACCGGGTGCAGGGCCGTGCGACCTCCGAGTACGACGGGACCGAGAACCGGGCTGCGGAGCGGGATCCACGGCCGCTCTCGGTGACCCAGCTGGTGCTTGCCGGGCGGGGAACCGCCGCTGATCGGCTGGTGCGCCAGGCGTTCGCCACGTGCGTGCCGCGCGACGCGCTGGCGCGGCGGTTCGGGGCGAACGGCCTGGTCTGGTCGCTGCGGACCGTCTCGCCCGCCGATTCGCTCGGCAGTGCGCTGAACGCCCAGTTCGCGCGCCGTTACCCGCGCGCCGACGTCCGCCGGGCGCGGGCGCTCCTGGAGCAGCGGCCGGCCGGCGAAGACGGCCGCCGCGCGCCGGTGACGCTGCGTCTCGGCTACGTGTCGCCGGATCCGGTGGCGCAGGCCGTCGCGCAGCAGATCATCGACACCTGCGGTTCGGCCGGTTTGACCGTCACCGACGCGAGTTCGGCGGAGCTGACCCCGGGTGCCCTGGGGCGGGACGTCGACGTCCTGCTGACCAACGGCGCCACCGGCATCGCCGCCGCCGGGGTGGCGTCCGGTTTCCCGGACGCCTATCAGCTCTTCGGCGGAGATCCGCTGAACATCTCCGGCTTCCGCAATCCGCAGGCCTCCGGGGCGATCAACGACCTGTCGCTGACCACCAGCGACAGCGCACGCCTGCCGCTGGTCCGGACGGCCGAGACCGCCGCGTGGAACGCGCTGACCTCGATTCCGCTCTACGGCACGGTCCGCGCCCGCGAACACACCGGGGTCGCCCAGGTGGTGCCGGGGCTGGCGCGGACCGGTACCGGCTGGAACATGGACCGATGGGTGCGCAGGTGA
- the secF gene encoding protein translocase subunit SecF, with protein sequence MTTPTPQSPDQTEVVDDTSPTTEWVDADYEADKSKSFFSRLYSGTGAFDVIGKRRQWYIVTAVILLICALSMIFRGFTFGIDFEGGTQIALPNQAPLTTSSVEQVIEDSLGIEPQQVQTAGSGASSTIQVRIEHLTQEQTAQVSEALAEAFAPAITVNDVSSSDVSSTWGQEITRKMLIALIVFLAVVFVYITVRFDKEMSIAAMASLFFDLVVTAGIYSLVGFEVTPAMVIGLLTILGFSIYDTVVVFDKVQENTRSVFASTRRTYAEQTNLAVNQTFMRSINTTVISILPIISLMIVAVWMLGVGTLKDLALVQLVGIVVGMFSSIYLASPLLVTLKERRPEVKAHTQKVLARRRRAAEAAGARA encoded by the coding sequence ATGACCACCCCCACGCCGCAGTCGCCGGACCAGACCGAGGTGGTCGACGACACCTCGCCGACCACCGAGTGGGTCGACGCCGACTATGAGGCCGACAAGAGCAAGAGCTTCTTCTCGCGCCTGTACAGCGGAACCGGTGCGTTCGACGTCATCGGGAAGCGCCGCCAGTGGTACATCGTCACCGCTGTGATACTCCTGATCTGTGCGTTGTCGATGATCTTCCGCGGCTTCACCTTCGGCATCGACTTCGAGGGCGGCACGCAGATCGCGCTGCCGAACCAGGCTCCGCTGACGACCTCCTCGGTGGAGCAGGTGATCGAGGACTCGCTGGGCATAGAGCCGCAGCAGGTGCAGACGGCCGGGAGCGGGGCATCGTCGACCATCCAGGTCCGCATCGAGCATCTGACCCAGGAGCAGACCGCTCAGGTCTCCGAGGCGCTCGCCGAGGCGTTCGCGCCGGCCATCACGGTGAACGACGTGAGCAGTTCTGACGTGAGCAGCACGTGGGGCCAGGAGATCACCCGCAAGATGTTGATCGCGCTCATCGTCTTCCTGGCGGTGGTGTTCGTCTACATCACGGTCCGGTTCGACAAGGAGATGTCGATCGCGGCGATGGCTTCGCTCTTCTTCGACCTGGTGGTGACCGCCGGGATCTATTCGCTGGTCGGATTCGAAGTGACCCCGGCGATGGTGATCGGATTGCTGACGATTCTGGGCTTCTCGATCTACGACACGGTGGTGGTGTTCGACAAGGTGCAGGAGAACACGCGCAGCGTGTTCGCCAGCACCCGGCGGACCTACGCCGAACAGACCAACCTGGCGGTGAACCAGACCTTCATGCGCTCGATCAACACCACCGTGATCTCGATCTTGCCGATCATCTCGCTGATGATCGTCGCGGTCTGGATGCTCGGCGTCGGCACGCTGAAAGACCTCGCTCTGGTCCAGCTGGTCGGCATCGTCGTGGGCATGTTCTCGTCCATCTACCTGGCCTCGCCGCTGCTGGTGACCCTGAAAGAACGACGGCCCGAGGTGAAGGCGCACACTCAGAAGGTGCTGGCGCGCCGTCGGCGGGCCGCCGAGGCCGCCGGAGCCCGGGCGTGA
- the ruvB gene encoding Holliday junction branch migration DNA helicase RuvB: MTGEYPDEELLAPATVPGDSELDASLRPRTLADFIGQAKVREQLELVLHAARNRGRTPDHILLSGPPGLGKTSLAMIIAAEMGAAIRITSGPALERAGDLAAMLSNLVEGDVLFIDEIHRIARPAEEMLYLAMEDFRVDVVVGKGPGATSIPLDVAPFTLVGATTRSGALTGPLRDRFGFTAHMEFYETGDLVRVLRRSASILGIALDPDAAAEVAGRSRGTPRIANRLLRRVRDYAEVRGDGRVDTASARAALAVYDVDELGLDRLDRAVLGALVRGFGGGPVGVSTLAVAVGEEPATVEEVCEPFLVRAGMIARTPRGRVATAAAWHHLGLPPPAGAVHHTLGVRAREEPGPSLFDDDLP; the protein is encoded by the coding sequence ATGACCGGCGAGTACCCCGACGAGGAACTGCTGGCGCCGGCGACGGTGCCCGGGGACTCCGAGCTCGACGCGAGCCTGCGGCCCCGGACGCTCGCCGACTTCATCGGCCAGGCGAAGGTGCGCGAGCAGCTCGAGCTGGTGTTGCACGCCGCCCGGAACCGCGGGCGCACACCGGACCACATCCTCTTGTCGGGTCCGCCGGGCCTCGGCAAGACCTCGCTCGCGATGATCATCGCCGCCGAGATGGGGGCGGCGATAAGGATCACCTCGGGTCCCGCTCTCGAGCGGGCCGGGGACCTCGCTGCCATGCTGTCGAACCTGGTGGAGGGCGACGTGCTCTTCATCGACGAGATCCACCGCATCGCCCGGCCGGCCGAGGAGATGCTGTATCTGGCGATGGAGGACTTCCGGGTCGACGTCGTCGTGGGCAAGGGGCCGGGGGCCACCTCGATACCGCTCGACGTCGCACCGTTCACCCTCGTCGGCGCCACGACTCGCTCGGGGGCGCTCACCGGGCCGCTGCGCGACCGATTCGGCTTCACCGCGCACATGGAGTTCTACGAGACCGGCGACCTGGTCCGGGTGTTGCGCCGATCGGCCTCGATCCTCGGCATCGCCCTGGATCCGGACGCGGCGGCCGAGGTGGCCGGGCGCTCGCGCGGCACCCCGCGCATCGCCAACCGGCTGTTGCGCCGCGTCCGGGACTATGCCGAGGTACGTGGAGACGGGCGGGTGGACACCGCCAGCGCCCGCGCCGCGCTGGCGGTGTACGACGTCGACGAGCTCGGCCTCGACCGCCTCGACCGGGCGGTGCTCGGCGCGCTGGTCCGGGGGTTCGGCGGGGGGCCGGTAGGGGTCTCCACCCTGGCCGTGGCGGTCGGCGAGGAGCCGGCGACCGTCGAGGAGGTCTGCGAACCGTTCCTGGTGCGGGCCGGGATGATCGCGCGGACGCCCCGCGGCCGGGTGGCCACCGCCGCCGCGTGGCACCACCTCGGGCTGCCGCCGCCCGCCGGTGCGGTGCACCACACCCTGGGCGTGCGCGCACGGGAGGAGCCGGGCCCGAGCCTGTTCGACGACGACCTGCCCTGA
- a CDS encoding adenine phosphoribosyltransferase, producing MTPPTHSSPHTAAHDRACAAIDRHTRVVADFPTPGVEFRDLTPVLADPDGLAAVVSALAEHCRGADLIAGIDARGFLLGGAVARELGVGVIAVRKAGKLPPPVIGVDYNLEYGTSRLELPAEGLDLRGRRVAVLDDVLATGGTLVAAARLLRLAGARVHALSVIMELADLPGRATVAAGVGADVPVHHLCRG from the coding sequence ATGACGCCCCCGACGCATAGCTCGCCCCACACGGCCGCGCACGACCGGGCGTGTGCGGCCATCGACCGGCACACCCGGGTGGTCGCCGACTTCCCCACGCCCGGGGTGGAGTTCCGGGACCTCACGCCGGTACTCGCCGATCCCGACGGTCTCGCGGCGGTGGTGTCGGCCCTCGCCGAGCACTGCCGGGGCGCGGATCTGATCGCCGGCATCGACGCGCGCGGCTTTCTGCTGGGCGGCGCCGTCGCGCGGGAACTCGGCGTGGGTGTGATCGCGGTCCGGAAGGCCGGGAAGTTGCCGCCGCCGGTGATCGGCGTCGACTACAACCTCGAATACGGCACCTCGCGACTGGAACTGCCGGCCGAGGGCCTCGACCTGCGAGGCCGGCGCGTGGCGGTGCTCGACGACGTGCTGGCCACCGGCGGCACCCTGGTGGCCGCGGCCCGGCTCCTCCGGCTCGCCGGGGCCCGGGTGCACGCGCTGTCGGTGATCATGGAGCTCGCCGACCTGCCGGGCCGGGCGACGGTGGCAGCCGGAGTGGGCGCCGACGTGCCCGTCCACCACCTGTGCCGCGGGTGA
- the secD gene encoding protein translocase subunit SecD, translating into MSNPTPRPRRSTARRGVPPWQPLTAFLVLLGLVYALIFFTGGGKPEPKLGIDLQGGTRVVLTARTDDGKAPAREQLDIARNIIEQRVNGLGVGGSEVVVNGSNIVITVPGDDGKQARALGQTARLYIRPVDDSAPAQEQPPAEGPKPSDMTAEQQAAAIAEQRKLRQAPAGASPERLQELRAQMAKVNCAPDSGDVLVGHDRPDEYLVTCGEDGETVYLLAPMIIDGRDVDKASAGQNQTGGWVVTVDYKGDGQRTWADYTGKNIGKVTAVTLDSRVVSAATIQSQILGTTEISGDFTQDEATNLANSLKYGSLPLSFTSSEAETVSATLGWQALRAALIAGLIGLIATFVYAMAYYRMLGFVAVGSLVLAGLMVYGIMVLLGRWIGFTLDLAGMAGLIIGIGMTADSFVVYFERIKDEMREGRSFRSAVPRGWASARRTIWTGNAVSFIASVVIYVLAVGEVKGFAFTLGLTTILDVMVVFLVTHPVVELATRSKFLSKPSINGLGAVSEVARQRRKAASRSRPAAASTRKESVE; encoded by the coding sequence GTGAGCAATCCCACCCCACGTCCGCGCCGGAGCACGGCGCGCCGCGGCGTTCCGCCGTGGCAGCCGTTGACGGCCTTCCTGGTGCTGCTCGGCCTGGTGTACGCGCTGATCTTCTTCACCGGCGGCGGCAAGCCTGAGCCCAAACTCGGCATCGACCTGCAAGGCGGCACCCGCGTGGTGCTGACCGCACGCACCGACGACGGCAAGGCGCCGGCCCGCGAGCAACTCGACATCGCCCGCAACATCATCGAACAGCGCGTCAACGGCCTCGGCGTCGGCGGCTCCGAAGTGGTGGTCAACGGCAGCAACATCGTCATCACCGTGCCCGGCGACGACGGCAAGCAGGCGCGCGCCCTCGGCCAGACCGCCCGGCTCTACATCCGACCGGTCGACGATTCGGCGCCGGCGCAGGAGCAGCCGCCGGCGGAGGGGCCCAAGCCCTCCGACATGACCGCCGAGCAGCAGGCTGCGGCCATCGCCGAGCAGCGCAAGCTGCGGCAGGCCCCGGCCGGCGCGTCCCCGGAGCGGCTGCAGGAACTGCGGGCCCAGATGGCCAAGGTGAACTGTGCACCCGACTCCGGCGACGTGCTGGTGGGCCACGACCGGCCCGACGAGTACCTGGTGACCTGTGGCGAGGACGGCGAGACCGTCTATCTGCTGGCGCCGATGATCATCGACGGCCGCGACGTGGACAAGGCCTCGGCCGGCCAGAATCAGACCGGCGGCTGGGTGGTGACCGTCGACTACAAGGGCGACGGGCAGCGCACCTGGGCCGATTACACCGGCAAGAACATCGGCAAGGTCACCGCGGTGACGCTCGATTCGCGGGTGGTCAGTGCGGCCACCATCCAGTCCCAGATCCTCGGCACCACCGAGATCAGCGGTGACTTCACCCAGGACGAGGCGACCAACCTCGCCAACTCGCTCAAGTACGGGTCGCTGCCGCTCTCGTTCACCTCCTCGGAAGCGGAGACGGTGTCGGCGACCCTCGGCTGGCAGGCGCTGCGCGCTGCGCTCATCGCCGGCCTGATCGGCCTGATCGCGACCTTCGTGTACGCGATGGCCTACTACCGGATGCTCGGCTTCGTGGCGGTGGGTTCACTGGTGCTGGCCGGGCTGATGGTCTACGGCATCATGGTGCTGCTGGGCCGCTGGATCGGGTTCACACTCGACCTGGCGGGCATGGCGGGCCTGATCATCGGCATCGGCATGACAGCGGACTCGTTCGTCGTCTATTTCGAGCGCATCAAGGACGAGATGCGCGAGGGCCGGAGTTTCCGCTCCGCAGTGCCACGCGGCTGGGCCAGTGCTCGCCGCACCATCTGGACCGGTAACGCGGTGAGCTTCATCGCGTCCGTGGTGATCTACGTGCTGGCCGTCGGCGAGGTCAAGGGCTTCGCCTTCACCCTCGGTCTCACGACCATCCTCGACGTGATGGTGGTGTTCCTGGTGACCCATCCGGTGGTCGAACTCGCGACGCGGTCGAAGTTCCTGTCCAAACCGAGCATCAACGGTCTCGGCGCGGTCAGCGAGGTCGCCCGCCAGCGCCGCAAGGCCGCCTCCCGGTCGCGCCCCGCCGCGGCCTCGACCCGGAAGGAGTCGGTGGAATGA
- a CDS encoding RelA/SpoT family protein has product MSEADIGRKPEDGGASLSSRRVRARLARRITAGPRSAVEPVLEPLATLHRDVYPKADVSVLQRAYEVASTHHEGQFRKSGDPYITHPLAVATILADLGMDTITLVAALLHDTVEDTGYSLEQLESDFGSEVAHLVDGVTKLDKVALGSAAEGETIRKMIIAMARDPRVLVIKVADRLHNMRTMRFLPPEKQARKARETLEVIAPLAHRLGMATVKWELEDLSFAILHPKRYEEIVRLVADRAPSRDTYLERVRSDLNNALAGARIQATVEGRPKHYWSIYQKMIVKGRDFDDIHDLVGMRILCDHVRDCYAAIGVVHSLWHPMAGRFKDYIAQPSYGVYQSLHTTVIGPEGKPLEVQIRTHDMHRTAEFGIAAHWRYKEGRKGKGRKAADAGEVDDMAWMRQLLDWQREAADPGEFLESLRYDLAVREIFVFTPKGDVITLPTGSTPVDFAYAVHTEVGHRCIGARVNGRLVALERPLENGEVVEVFTSKDESAGPSKDWQSFVASPRAKAKIRQWFAKERREEALEAGKEAIIKEVRRGGLPLQRLMSADSVSVLAKEFGYSDVDALYTAVGEHNLTAGRVVHRLVAMLGGVESAEEQLAERSTPSTVVQGTRSSGGDSGVQVEGVDNILVKLAKCCTPVPGDEILGFVTRGGGVSVHRDDCTNAGALRAQSERLVPVRWAPNPSSVFLVAIQVEALDRHRLLSDITRVLADERVNILSASVQTTRDRVAVSKFTFEMGDPKHLGHVLNVVRSVEGVYDVYRVTSAA; this is encoded by the coding sequence ATGAGCGAAGCGGACATCGGGCGCAAGCCCGAAGACGGTGGCGCATCCCTGAGTTCTCGCCGGGTGCGCGCCCGGCTGGCTCGCCGGATCACCGCGGGACCGCGGAGCGCTGTGGAGCCGGTCCTGGAGCCGCTGGCCACCCTGCACCGCGATGTCTACCCGAAGGCCGACGTCTCGGTGCTGCAGCGCGCGTACGAGGTGGCGAGCACGCATCACGAGGGCCAGTTCCGCAAGTCCGGCGACCCGTACATCACCCATCCGCTGGCCGTCGCCACGATCCTGGCCGACCTCGGCATGGACACCATCACGCTGGTCGCGGCGCTCCTGCACGACACCGTCGAGGACACCGGGTATTCCCTCGAGCAGCTGGAGTCCGACTTCGGTTCGGAGGTGGCGCACCTGGTCGACGGCGTCACCAAGCTCGACAAGGTGGCGCTCGGCAGCGCGGCCGAGGGCGAGACGATCCGCAAGATGATCATCGCGATGGCCCGCGATCCGCGGGTGCTGGTGATCAAGGTGGCCGATCGGCTGCACAACATGCGGACTATGCGCTTCCTTCCCCCAGAGAAGCAGGCGCGCAAGGCGCGCGAGACGCTCGAAGTGATCGCACCGCTGGCGCACCGGCTCGGCATGGCGACGGTCAAGTGGGAGCTCGAGGACCTCTCCTTCGCGATTCTGCACCCGAAGCGGTACGAGGAGATCGTCCGGCTGGTGGCCGACCGCGCGCCCAGCCGGGACACCTATCTCGAGCGTGTCCGGAGCGACCTCAACAACGCGCTCGCGGGGGCGCGCATCCAGGCCACCGTCGAGGGCCGTCCGAAGCACTACTGGTCGATCTATCAGAAGATGATCGTCAAGGGCCGGGACTTCGACGACATCCACGATCTGGTCGGCATGCGGATCCTGTGCGATCACGTGCGCGACTGTTATGCGGCGATCGGCGTCGTGCATTCGCTGTGGCACCCGATGGCGGGGCGTTTCAAGGACTACATCGCCCAGCCCAGCTACGGCGTGTATCAGTCCCTGCACACGACGGTGATCGGCCCGGAGGGCAAGCCGCTGGAAGTGCAGATCCGCACGCACGACATGCACCGCACCGCGGAGTTCGGCATCGCCGCGCACTGGAGGTACAAGGAGGGCCGAAAGGGCAAGGGCCGCAAGGCCGCCGATGCCGGCGAGGTCGACGACATGGCCTGGATGCGGCAGCTGCTGGACTGGCAGCGCGAAGCCGCCGATCCCGGGGAGTTCCTGGAGTCGCTGCGCTACGACCTCGCGGTCCGCGAGATCTTCGTCTTCACCCCGAAGGGGGACGTGATCACGCTGCCGACCGGCTCCACGCCGGTGGACTTCGCCTATGCGGTGCACACCGAAGTAGGGCACCGGTGCATCGGCGCGCGGGTGAACGGCAGGCTGGTCGCGCTCGAGCGGCCGCTGGAGAACGGCGAAGTGGTGGAGGTCTTCACCTCCAAAGACGAGTCGGCCGGGCCGAGCAAGGACTGGCAGAGCTTCGTGGCGTCACCGCGCGCCAAGGCCAAGATTCGGCAATGGTTCGCCAAGGAACGCCGGGAAGAGGCGCTGGAAGCCGGCAAAGAGGCGATCATCAAGGAGGTGCGCCGCGGTGGGCTGCCGCTGCAGCGCCTGATGTCGGCCGACTCGGTCAGCGTCCTGGCCAAGGAGTTCGGGTACAGCGACGTCGACGCCCTCTACACCGCGGTCGGCGAACACAATCTGACCGCGGGACGCGTGGTGCACCGGCTGGTCGCCATGCTCGGCGGCGTGGAGAGCGCCGAGGAGCAGCTCGCCGAACGGTCGACGCCGTCGACCGTGGTGCAGGGCACACGGTCGTCTGGCGGCGATTCCGGTGTCCAGGTGGAGGGCGTCGACAACATTCTGGTGAAGCTCGCCAAGTGCTGCACCCCGGTGCCCGGGGACGAGATCCTCGGCTTCGTCACGCGCGGCGGCGGGGTGAGCGTGCATCGTGACGACTGCACCAACGCCGGTGCGCTGCGCGCGCAGTCTGAGCGGCTGGTTCCGGTGCGCTGGGCGCCCAATCCGTCGTCGGTGTTCCTGGTGGCGATTCAGGTGGAGGCGCTCGATCGGCACCGGCTGCTCTCGGACATCACGCGGGTGCTGGCCGACGAGCGCGTCAACATCCTGTCCGCTTCGGTGCAGACCACCCGCGATCGGGTGGCGGTCAGCAAGTTCACCTTCGAGATGGGCGACCCGAAGCATCTCGGCCACGTCCTGAACGTCGTACGCAGCGTGGAGGGCGTCTACGACGTCTACCGGGTGACCTCGGCCGCCTGA
- the yajC gene encoding preprotein translocase subunit YajC, which translates to MDGLFLPLMLALLVGFMFLSFRNNKKRQQAQQQLQAQAVPGARVQLTSGLFGTIVGDEGETVEVEIAPGVVTTWNRLAIRDVITEGADAPAVETEDEDAFRVPDYTEEDAARDAAAEKAAPENAAGEKVADDAPEIAPADTDTKDK; encoded by the coding sequence ATGGATGGACTCTTTCTCCCGCTCATGCTGGCGCTGCTCGTCGGCTTCATGTTCCTCAGTTTCCGCAACAACAAGAAGCGGCAGCAGGCACAGCAACAGCTTCAGGCGCAGGCCGTTCCGGGCGCCCGCGTCCAGCTGACCTCGGGACTCTTCGGCACCATCGTGGGAGACGAGGGCGAGACCGTCGAGGTCGAGATCGCTCCGGGTGTCGTGACCACGTGGAATCGTCTCGCGATCCGCGACGTGATCACCGAGGGCGCCGACGCCCCGGCCGTCGAGACCGAGGACGAGGATGCGTTCCGCGTCCCCGACTACACCGAAGAGGATGCCGCGCGCGACGCGGCCGCCGAGAAGGCGGCCCCGGAGAACGCAGCTGGGGAGAAGGTCGCCGACGACGCGCCGGAGATCGCTCCTGCCGACACCGATACGAAGGACAAGTAG
- a CDS encoding peptidylprolyl isomerase gives MTTNEERREAAKRKLEQRLEAERQQARRRRLVIASAAGLVVVAVVAVGAYFGWRAWDDSRRVDCVYNEAQDPFKELPDALPDTVPAEQREQSQALLDHYKKAAQLQRSAPKPDDHPFKEGTVGLTFDTTVGAIPMTLNRADGPCNVNGVLTLAQSGYYDDVACHGIAVGENGGAALCGDPTGTAGLPGVQGGNPGWNMPDELPTGLKPHGEPNPMAPTEQAVTYPRGTVAVFNANSEGNPMFGQEPVANTGAGTLYFFLQDTALLPRFTVIGTVDEPGLATLDKFEKGGIVPSPGNTAPKPGEKLEAGQPKTPIVITSTTVRD, from the coding sequence GTGACGACCAATGAGGAGCGCCGCGAGGCCGCCAAGCGCAAGCTAGAACAGCGACTCGAAGCCGAACGGCAGCAGGCCCGGCGACGTCGCCTCGTGATCGCCTCGGCCGCCGGCCTCGTGGTGGTGGCGGTCGTCGCCGTCGGCGCGTACTTCGGCTGGCGCGCGTGGGACGACAGCCGCCGCGTGGACTGCGTCTACAACGAAGCGCAGGATCCGTTCAAGGAGCTGCCGGATGCCCTGCCGGACACCGTGCCGGCGGAGCAGCGCGAGCAGTCGCAGGCACTGCTCGACCACTACAAGAAGGCCGCGCAGCTCCAGCGCAGCGCACCGAAGCCGGACGACCACCCGTTCAAAGAGGGCACGGTCGGTCTCACCTTCGACACCACCGTGGGCGCCATCCCGATGACGCTGAACCGCGCCGACGGGCCGTGCAACGTCAACGGCGTCCTGACTCTCGCTCAAAGCGGCTACTACGACGACGTGGCCTGCCACGGCATTGCGGTCGGCGAGAACGGCGGCGCCGCCCTCTGCGGCGATCCGACCGGCACAGCGGGACTGCCGGGCGTGCAGGGCGGCAATCCCGGCTGGAACATGCCCGACGAGCTCCCCACCGGCCTGAAGCCGCACGGCGAGCCGAACCCGATGGCCCCGACAGAGCAGGCCGTCACCTATCCGCGCGGCACCGTCGCGGTGTTCAACGCCAACAGCGAGGGCAATCCGATGTTCGGGCAGGAGCCGGTCGCCAACACCGGTGCGGGCACCCTGTACTTCTTCCTCCAGGACACCGCCCTGCTGCCGCGGTTCACCGTGATCGGCACCGTCGACGAGCCCGGCCTGGCGACCCTGGACAAGTTCGAGAAGGGCGGCATCGTCCCGAGCCCGGGCAACACGGCGCCCAAACCGGGCGAGAAGCTCGAAGCCGGTCAACCGAAGACGCCGATCGTGATCACCTCGACCACCGTGCGCGACTGA